Below is a window of Candidatus Poribacteria bacterium DNA.
GGACGACGCTCGGTACATGCTCGCGTGGACCTACTACCTACGCGAGAACTACGCGAAGGCGAACGAGGCGTTCGACGAGCTCCTGCGCCGCCACGCGACGAGTCCGCTCGTGCCCGAGTCGATCCTCTACCGGGCGAACGGATACTTCAAACGGAACCAGTACACCGACGCCATCCGCGAATACGTGCGAGTGCGAGACGGCTATCCGAATGCCGAGACGACCGTCGGGAACCGCAAGATACAGATCCGCGAGCAGGCGCAATACCAGATCGGCGAGAGCTACTACAATCTGAGGGACTACGCGACGGCGATCCGCTCGTACCGCGAGCTTCAGGCGCTCTACCCGTCCAGCCCGTTGGCTGACGACGCCCAGTACGCCATCGGGCAAGCCTACCAACTGTCGGGAGACACGGGAGCCGCGCTGGACGCATTCCGAACGCTCGTGACCCAGTACCCGGAGAGCGAGCTCGCGCCGGACGCGCTCCGAACCATTGGCATCAGCTACTTCGACGACCGGAAGTATCAGCAGGCGATTGCGCAGTTTCAGGAGGTGATCTCGCGCTACCCGGACTCTTCGGCCGCTCCTCACGCGCAATACGATATCGGCAGATGCTACTACGAGCTCCGCTCGTATCCGCAGTCGATCCAGGCGTTTGGGGCGGTGTCGGGGCTTCGCAACGCGACGGCGGACATCCGCGCCAGCGCGCTCTACTTCGGGGCGTGGGTGCTGCGCGACCCCGACAACGGACGGCGAGACCCAGCCCGCGCCATCGAGCTCCTTCAGCAGCTCGTATCGCAGCACCCGAAGGCAGCCGAGGCGTCGCGGGCGTACCTGCTGACGGCTGAGCTCCAACTGGCGCAGGGCGCCAACGACGCGGCGATCAAGTCCTATCGAGCGCTGATCGACGCGTATCCCTCAACCGAGGAAGGGAAAGCCGCGCGAGTCGATCTGAGCAACACGCTCCTGCGGCTCAAGCGGAACGCGGAAGCCATCCAGGCGATCGCGCCGATTGTCGCCGAACCGAGCGGCTATCCGAATGACTTGGTCGTCAAGGCGCAGATGACCACCGGCGATGCCCAGATGAACCTGAAGCGCTACGACGACGCGGCCAAAGCGTATCTGGTCGTCTCCCTTGTCTACGGTGACGACTTCCCCGGCGAGGCGCTGCAAGGACTGGCGCGCGCCGGAGACGCGTACGAGAAGGGCGGCAAGCGCACTCAAGCCGTGCGCTGGTATGAGCGAGCTGTCGCCACGTACGCGAACCATCGTCAGCGCACGAACGAGTGGAAGCCGTTCATCGACTTCGTCAATGCCCGGCTGGCGGCGCTGAAGCAGGGCGGCTCACAGTGATCCTCAACAGACTCTCGACACCGTCCCGAACCCGTAGGAGCCGCCGAGTGGGTCCGGCGCGGCGTGTGGTCCTCGCTGTGGTCGTGGCGCTTTCTGCGCAGCTTCCTACGGCACATGCGCAGGAAACGTCGGCGGCGGAGCCGTCCGAGCGGATCGAAGGCGCTCCGACTCGCCTCGAAGTGCAGGTGATCGATATCACGCGCCTGTCGGCACAGCGGGATGTCTACGTCGTGACGGATACGCCCTTCGCGCAGGGGTACCTCCTGACGCGTCCGAAGGAGCGTCCTTGGGGGTTCACTTCGACGCGTCCCCAACAAGCGCGAGTTCTGTTACCCGCAGAGGGCCCGGCGAGCCCGACGGCACGGGCAGAGGTGATCCCCGCTGCGCAGGGCAGCCTCAAGTACCGTGTCGATCTCGCTCGATCCGGCGACCGCGTTCACGGGGCGCTGCAAGCCGCTGGCGAATCTCAGAACGACGCGTTCACTCGCTCTCGTGGAGCGCTGAACGATCTAGCGTTGCGCGGCAGCGTCGGCTGGCTGTCGAACTTCGACGCCGGTTCCGCGAACGCCCAATGGCGCACGCGCACGCTGAACTGGATCATGCCGGGAATCGAGGGCGACCTTCTCCTGGGCAAGAGGACCGGGGCTTTGTTGAGCGCTTCGGGCATGTGGTCGTCGAGAGGTGAACCCGAATCGCGACCGAACGCCGAGCTTCGGGCGTCGGCATCGGAGTGGAACCTCAAGGCGGACGGCGACGAGTCCGTCGCGGATCGCGTCGCCGATGCCTCCCTGGATGGAAAGCTGACGTGGGATCGCGACGCCGACCCGATCTCGCTCGTCGGATCGCTTCGCTACGTGCGTTCGGAAGCCGAAGGACGAAGCAACTCCTACGGAATCGGAACCGTATCCATCCATGATCGGTTCGTGTCGTTCTCGTCCGGTGCGGTGTCGTACGCCGTGGGGTTGGGTCTCTACGGCGAACCACGCAGCGCGCCAGCGGCGGAGGAGTCGAGCCGGTCGACGCGCGTGGCGGTTCCGTTCCGCGTCGAATGGTCGTCGTTCATCAGCGATGCCATGTCATGGTCGACGTCGGCGGGTTACGCCGTGAACGCCGCCGGCACGAAGCCGTACGAGCAGCAAGACTGGCTGCGCGTCAACCGGGACTTGCCGCCGTCGCGCACCTGGCACGCAGCGACCAGCCTCCGCACCGCGTCGAAGCCGCTGTCGTGGACGGTGCAGGCGGGGCTCAGGCGGATGCACGGACTGCCGATCTGGGTCGAGTCCGCCGATGCAGCGGGTGCGATCGGGTGGATTCCCATTCCCGCGACCGCGAACCTGTTGGGAGCCGACGGATCGGCTGAGATCGCCCTTACCTCGCGACTGTCGCTCGGGGCGTTTGCTGCGACCGAGATGGTATTAGGCGATCCAACATGCGAGATGGACGGCGAGGTCCATTCGCCGGACCACCTGCCGTATCGACCGCAGGTTACGGCGCGGGCGCACGCTCGATGGTCCGACGGCGACCGGTGGACAGCGCGAGTCGGTACGGCGTGGAGCGGCAAGCAGTACACGGAGCGCGAGGGCGACGCCTCAATCGATCCATACGCGGTCGCCGACGCGGAACTGGCGCGTCGCTTCGGAGCGGCGGTCGAGGCGTTCGTATCGGGCGAAGTCAGCATCGGTGAACGTCAACGCCTCCGCTCGTCGAGAACGGACGACGCCTATTCTGTGACGCAGAACATCGCCGCCGCAGGTCTTCGCGTGAACTTCTGACGCCGGACGGGTCTGGGCATGCTGTCGCTCATCCATCGGATGCTCGCGGGATCGCAGGAGCTCCTCAAAGGGGGCCCCATGCTCATTCCGCTGGCTTTCTTCTCGCTCGTGGCAACGACCGTGGTGCTGGAACGCTGGAAGACGCTTCGGCGCGACCGGTACATTCCGTCGGAGTACGTCGCGCGGATCTATCGGCAGCTCGAACGCGGCAAGTACGATCTGGCGCTCGCGCTGTGCGAGAGCCGCTCCTACCTGGTGACCGACCTGCTCAAGCTGGGCATCGAGAACCGGCACGCCAGCGAGGAAGCTCTGACGAAGCTGGTGCGGCTGTTCTTCAAGAGGCGGCTGCCGGAGCTCTACCGGAACATGCACGTGCTCGCGCTCGTCGCGACCCTCGCGCCGCTCCTGGGATTGCTGGGCACGGTCCTCGGCATGGTGACGGGCTTCAAAGCCCTCGCCGTCGAAACAGGGCAAATGCAGCTTCGGATCGTCGCCGACGGCATCTCGGTCGCCCTCCTGACGACTTTCGCCGGATTGCTGATCGCGGTTCCCACGCTGGTGGCGCATCAGATCCTGATGCACCGCGCCGACCGACTCGCCATGGAAGCGCGTCGTTACGGCATCGCGCTGATCCGGTTCCTGAAAATGGGCGAGCTCGTCACCGTCGATGAGGACGAGTCGGAGCTCGAAGTCACGATCCAGGACACGGATGTCAGACGCGCCCGACAGGCTGGGGAGGCAGCACCATGAACGCGTCGCCGCTCGGCTCCGCGTTGCTGATCGCCGTGGGTGTGGTCGCCGCCGTCGGCGCGCTGCTGTGGACGCTCCGGTATCTCGGCGTGTCGCCGCGCTTCCTCATGTGGACCGTCTCGGCTCACGTCGTCTTCGTGCTCCTGATTGGGTTCTCGGTGTTCAGCAAGGGCGCCGATGCCGAGGCGCTTCGTCGCGAAACCATCCAGGTGGTGATGCTACCGGCGTTGCCGGTCGATGAGCCGGAACAGCCGCGTGAGCGCCCGAAGGAGGTCCCGCAGGTCGTGTCGCAACCGGCGACGTCCAAAGTGACGCCGAGCCCGGAGCTCCCGAGCAATCGGCGAGACCAGGTCGCAACCGCGACGCTGACAGGAGGGGCTTCGGGACTGCCGTCGGAGCGTCGCTCCGCCCTTCCGAACCTGAATCCGACGCAGTTGGGCGCAGTCGGCGTCCCCACTCAGCGGCTCGACCCCGGTCTACTGGGAGGCGCGTCTGTCTCCAATGCTCCCAGTTCCGCTCGCACGCTGGATACGGGCGTTTCGCCCAACGTGTTGACACGCCGTGAGACCGGCGACCGCTCCGTGTTCGGCAACCCACGCTCGATGGGACGAACCCCTGGCGCCGCACCAGGAACGGGAACCGGTACCGGTTCCGCCGTCGCCCTCCCTCCAGGTTCCAACCTCAAGGGCGATGTGCTCGGAAGGAGCCTCCGGTACGTGGCGGATGCGCCGGTCGTCGCCAGCAGCGAGGGCGCGCAGGTGCGCCTCAAGTTCTGGGTGACACCGGACGGACGCGTCGCCCGCGTCGTCATCGTCCAGAAGGGCGGAACTCCTGAACTGGAACGCGCCGCGCAGGCGTGGGTCGAGAAGATCCGGTTCGCTCCTCTGGACGCCGACGTGGAGCAGGTCCAGCAGTGGGGGGAGATCACGGTTGCGTTTCGGAAGTAGTTCGGGTAGATTCTCTCCCAGTGCACAGTTTCTACCGGCGCGAGTCCACGTTCGCACCGCGAGGCGCCACGGACTCGTCACCATGTTTGTCCCTAGAGGAGGCATCCTGATGAAGTCCTGGACTCGGACCCAGCCACTAGCAGGGATCCTTGCCGCCGGGGCAGCGTTCGCCGTCGCCGCGATGGTGGTGAGCGGCTGTAGCAACGTCACGAAGACACTGCGCGGCGGCCAAGCCATCGGGTTCGCGAACGCTACCCGCGACGAGGAAAAGGCGCGTGCCCTTACCGACGTCGCCATGCGTCGAGACGCGCTGTCGAAGGCGTACGACAAGTACCTCAGCGTCATCGCCGACGACCCGACGGGATCCTTTTCGAACCGCGCCCGGTACGCGGCCGCACAGATCAAGAAAGAGCTCACGGTTCCCGGCGGCAAGAACTACGACGAAGCCATCGAGCTGCTGAACCAGATCGTGGCGACCACGCCGACAGGCTACCGCGCCGGGCTGGCGCGCAGCGAAATCGCCGCCGTCAACAAGAACCGCCAGACGATCCGCGATGCGCAGAGGACGTTCGACAACACGCCAGCCGACGCCAGCGACAAGATGCGCCTGGACGCGCTGGAAGCCCTCTACGAGGTCGGGCGTTCGTTCGAGGTGCTCCGCGACTATCACACGTCGATCGAGAAGCATCGAGAGCTGATCCGTCTCGCGGACGGATGGCGGAAGTCTGACAGCGACGACTTCGCCAGGAAGGCGGCTCGATCTCAGTTCCAGATCGGCAGCATCTACTTCTACCGCCTGTATGACTACGCGACCGGATGGCCCGAGTTCGTCCGGGTCTTCGAGACGTACCCGACGACCTTCGAGTCTGAGCAAGCCCAGTCGCTTCTGAAGCGCGCCAAGGTGTCACTGGATGGCATTCTGGCGGACCAGGAGTACATCCGCAGCAAGCGCAAGGAGAAGGCGTCGGAGTTCAAGGCGTCCGGTCGCCGCGTGAACCCGAACGAGCTCTATGGCGTGTACGGCGAGCAGGTCGCGCAGACCTACCTGAACATCGCCCAGGCTTGGGAGCGTGATCCGCTGCGAAATCTGCCGAACGCCGTCGACAACTACCGGCAGCTCGTCGAGGACCTCTGGAACCAGGGATTCATCGCGAGCGACGCGATGTATCAGATCGGGCGCCTGTACCAGGACAACGGCGAGTACGAGAACGCGATCGAGGCGTACGACGAGCTGTTCGAGCGCTTCCCGCAGGCGTTCCGTCGTGGTGAAGCCGTGTATGCTCAGGCGGTGTGCTACGAGACGATTCGTGAGTTCGAGATCGCCTACCGCCAGTATCAGGCGGCGGCGAGCCTCGGAACCGACACTCCGTTCTTCCGCGCCGCCGAGCAGAAGGTGCGGCAGTTCGAGCAGGACGAAGATGGCGACGGTCTGAAGTTCTATCAGGAGCAGCAGGCAGGAACGTCCGACAAGCCGTCTTCCGCGACCGCGAACTAGCTCGGCTGGACACGACAGCACGAGTCACCAGTGGCAAGGCAGAACGCGCATGGACTCGCGGCGTTCTGCCTTTTCTCGTGCACTGATGGCTCCGTTCCGGAGATGGAGGAAAGCGCGTGGCGGCTTCGAGCATCCGACCTTCCCGACCCATCGAACTGATCGCGTGCGACATGGACGGCACACTTCTCAACGAGGACTTCAGGCTGACGTCTCGAACACGAGAGGCGGTGTCTAAAGCGGTCGGCGCAGGCATCCATTTCGTGCTCGTGTCCGGGAGGATGCGTGCCACGCTCGAGCCCTTCCATCGCGAACTGAGTCTACGGACACCCATCATCTGCTACAACGGGGCGATGGTGTGGGACGTGCTCGCGTCGCGCCTCATCGAGCACACGCCGGTCGATGCGGGCACGGCTCGCGAGGTCGTCGAGATCGCGCGTGAGCAGGAGCTCCATTGCCAGTATTTCTGGGACGACCGGTTCTTCGCCGTTGCGAGGACGCCATGGATGGAACTCTATGAGAGCCGAACCCACATCACTGGCGAGCTGGTGGCGGACCTACGTGAGTTCGGACCTGACCGGGCCCCGACGAAGATGCAGTTCATCGCAGAGCCGCCGCGAATCGCCGAGATGATTCCGGCGCTCCGCGAGCGGTTCGGAGATCGACTCTATGTCACGAACACCCTCCCGGAGTATGTCGAGATGATGAATCCCGTCGTCTCCAAAGGGAACGCCTTGGGACGACTGGCGGAGAGACTCGGCGTTCCGCGCGGGCGCATGATGGTGTTCGGCGATGCGCAGAACGACGAGACGATGTTCGAGGTCGCTGGCTATCCGGTCGCCGTCGCCAACGCGCCAGCGCATGTCCAGGAGCGGGCCCTGCTCGTCGCGCCCAGGAATGACGAAGACGGAGTGGCACGGTGTCTGGAGGGGCTGGGGATCGTTGCGTAGAGGATGCCGCCGTCCGCTGAGCATCGCCGACGTTCCCGGCAGAGGGCTGCGGTGGTAGAATGGAGCGTGTCGCGTCCAGTTGCCCGGAGCCCCCGCCATGATCCTGACGGTGACTCTGAACCCGTGTGTCGATACGACGATCTTCGTCCGAGACCATCGTCACGGGCGGATCCATCGTTCCGAGCGCGTCACTCGCATCGCCGGCGGCAAAGGCATCAACGCGTCGCGGGTGATCCACGAACTGGGCGAGACTACAGTCGCGCTGGTCGTCGTTGCGGGTCACACCGGACGGCTGATCCGTGATCTGATCGGCTCCGACTCGATCCCCAGCGTGCCAGTCTGGGTCGAGGGAGAATCACGCCAGGTGGTGACGATCCTGGAGACGGACTCGGCAGACTACGCCCAGACGGCGTATGTCGAGCCTGGCGCGTCCATACCAGCCGAAGCCCGAGTGGCGCTTTTCCAGCGGTTCGCCAAACTGCTGGACCGCGCACGAGTCGTGCTGCTGACGGGCCCGGCTCCCGACCCGATGTCCACGGACATCTACGCCGAGATGGTGATGATGGCTCGCAGCCGTGGACTGCCGGTCTTCCTCGACTCGAGAGGTGGAGCGCTGCGCGAAGCCGTCCGGCGGGTGCCCACGCTCGTCAAGCCCAACGAAGCGGAAGCGGCTGAGTGGCGCGGCGCGCAGTCGCTGTCGCCGGGAGAGCGCGAGAAGGTCGTCGACGAGTTCGCCTCGCTCGGGATTCCGTGGGTGCTCCTGACTCTCGGCGAAGAGGGTGCGCTGGTGCTGTGCGAAGGGCGACGGTATCGCGCGACTCCGCCGCCGGTGAAGACGGTGAATCCCATCGGATCTGGCGATGTTCTCGTCGGCGCGATGGCGGTTGGGTGGGCGCGTTCGCAAGCGCCGGAAGACATCATCCGGCTCGGGATCGCAGCCGGAGCCGCCAACGCCGGCGTCTGGGCTGCCGGCTCGTGCACGCGAGCTCAGATCGAGGCGCTGATCGACCGCGTCGAGCTCCATCCGATGTAGATGGGGCACAGGAGGAACTCGGTGAGGTGATGCCCAATCCGCGCGAAGAGCTGATCCGCGAGGCGCTCGCGGCGGAACCGGATGACCCGCTCGTCCACTTCGTCGCAGGCACGTTCTACGCGGAAGAGGGTCGCCACGAAGAAGCCCTTGAAGCGTTCTCGTCCGCAGTTCGGCTGAACCCCGACTACAGCGCCGCGCGACTTGGGCTGGCGAGAGCCTATGCGGCTCTTGGTGAAGACGATGCCGCCCGCGAGGCGTACCGAGCTGCGTCGGAGGTCGCCCGCGCCAAAGGCGATCTCAAGGTACGCAACGAAGCCGACGCCGAGCTGGATGCGCTCGACGAGTTCTAGGATTCGTTCGCCGTGACCGCGACGACACGCAAGGATCATTCGATGGATCGCCCATCGCCCCGTATTCTGGTCGCGCCGACGCAAGCGCTCCCGCCGCGACGACACGCGGCGTCCGATGGTCCGCCGGTCATGCGACGGGCTCGGTT
It encodes the following:
- a CDS encoding tetratricopeptide repeat protein, with the protein product MPNPREELIREALAAEPDDPLVHFVAGTFYAEEGRHEEALEAFSSAVRLNPDYSAARLGLARAYAALGEDDAAREAYRAASEVARAKGDLKVRNEADAELDALDEF
- a CDS encoding HAD family phosphatase, translated to MAASSIRPSRPIELIACDMDGTLLNEDFRLTSRTREAVSKAVGAGIHFVLVSGRMRATLEPFHRELSLRTPIICYNGAMVWDVLASRLIEHTPVDAGTAREVVEIAREQELHCQYFWDDRFFAVARTPWMELYESRTHITGELVADLREFGPDRAPTKMQFIAEPPRIAEMIPALRERFGDRLYVTNTLPEYVEMMNPVVSKGNALGRLAERLGVPRGRMMVFGDAQNDETMFEVAGYPVAVANAPAHVQERALLVAPRNDEDGVARCLEGLGIVA
- a CDS encoding hexose kinase; the encoded protein is MILTVTLNPCVDTTIFVRDHRHGRIHRSERVTRIAGGKGINASRVIHELGETTVALVVVAGHTGRLIRDLIGSDSIPSVPVWVEGESRQVVTILETDSADYAQTAYVEPGASIPAEARVALFQRFAKLLDRARVVLLTGPAPDPMSTDIYAEMVMMARSRGLPVFLDSRGGALREAVRRVPTLVKPNEAEAAEWRGAQSLSPGEREKVVDEFASLGIPWVLLTLGEEGALVLCEGRRYRATPPPVKTVNPIGSGDVLVGAMAVGWARSQAPEDIIRLGIAAGAANAGVWAAGSCTRAQIEALIDRVELHPM
- a CDS encoding tetratricopeptide repeat protein, which translates into the protein MKSWTRTQPLAGILAAGAAFAVAAMVVSGCSNVTKTLRGGQAIGFANATRDEEKARALTDVAMRRDALSKAYDKYLSVIADDPTGSFSNRARYAAAQIKKELTVPGGKNYDEAIELLNQIVATTPTGYRAGLARSEIAAVNKNRQTIRDAQRTFDNTPADASDKMRLDALEALYEVGRSFEVLRDYHTSIEKHRELIRLADGWRKSDSDDFARKAARSQFQIGSIYFYRLYDYATGWPEFVRVFETYPTTFESEQAQSLLKRAKVSLDGILADQEYIRSKRKEKASEFKASGRRVNPNELYGVYGEQVAQTYLNIAQAWERDPLRNLPNAVDNYRQLVEDLWNQGFIASDAMYQIGRLYQDNGEYENAIEAYDELFERFPQAFRRGEAVYAQAVCYETIREFEIAYRQYQAAASLGTDTPFFRAAEQKVRQFEQDEDGDGLKFYQEQQAGTSDKPSSATAN
- a CDS encoding TonB family protein is translated as MNASPLGSALLIAVGVVAAVGALLWTLRYLGVSPRFLMWTVSAHVVFVLLIGFSVFSKGADAEALRRETIQVVMLPALPVDEPEQPRERPKEVPQVVSQPATSKVTPSPELPSNRRDQVATATLTGGASGLPSERRSALPNLNPTQLGAVGVPTQRLDPGLLGGASVSNAPSSARTLDTGVSPNVLTRRETGDRSVFGNPRSMGRTPGAAPGTGTGTGSAVALPPGSNLKGDVLGRSLRYVADAPVVASSEGAQVRLKFWVTPDGRVARVVIVQKGGTPELERAAQAWVEKIRFAPLDADVEQVQQWGEITVAFRK